The Pseudalkalibacillus hwajinpoensis DNA window CAAGTGAGTCCAGCAATGAAAGGCGGAATGCCCGGTCAGGTGAGTCCAGCCATGCAAGGGCCATGTCCAACAAGTCCTATTGTTCATCCTACTAAGTGCTGTGTGAAAAACCATTATTACAAGCACAATGTTGAACATGTTCACCCAACTCATATTAAGAATGTACACCATCACATGTATGAGCATAACCATGTATATCCATTAACAGAGTCCAATGAAGTATTAGCTTCACATATGGACAATTATCCACCACCGCGTCCAACAGGTGCGATGCCAGCCGGTTATGGACCGACAAGTCCGTCACAAGTAGCAGGTGCTATGCAAGGCCCTAAAGGTCCATCACAGGTAGCAGGTGCTATGCAGGGACCAAATGCTATGCCAGGTCAGGTTAGTCCTGCACAAAAACGTAGATAATATAGGTATATTGAAACGAACTGGACTTCCAGTTCGTTTTTACATAGGAGGTGTCAGTGTGGCGAATGTATTGCTTGTCACTGGATATAAAGCTCACGAACTCGGCATCTTTAATGATGATCATCCCGGTCTTCCGATCATTAAAGCAGCGCTTAGAATGAGAATGGCACAACTTATTGAAGAAAGGCAGTTTGAATGGATACTTATTAGTGGTCAAACAGGAGTTGAGCTCTGGGCAGGTGAGACGGCGCTTGATTTGCGGAATGAGTATCCAGAACTTAAATTAGCGGTGCTAACGCCTTTTCTTGAGCAGGAAAGTAAGTGGAAAGAACCGACACAGGAATATTATAATATGATTATGGCGGAAGCTGACTTTGTGGAATCGATTACTAGCAGGCCATATGAGAATCCCGGTCAGTTGAAAGCAAAGAACGAATTTCTTGTTCGAAAAAGTAACGCAATGCTCGTGTTATATGATGAAGATACGCCGGGATCCCCTGATTATTATCTGAAAGAGAGTGAGAACAGACAAAGAAATGATGCTGGTTACGAAGTTTTTACCATCACTCCTATTGATTTAGATCTCCTCGAGCAAGATTTACGTGAGAGTAATCCTGATTTTTATAGTCAATAGTATGATTTGGGTAGATTCCAATTGACAAGACGTAGCTCTTTTGGAAGAATAAAATAAAGAAGATAACTGCATACATACAGAGGTGATAAAATGGCAGAGCAACAACCGACTCAATTAACAGCGAAAGATATACTTGAAAAAGATTTTAAAAGCGGATTTCGCGGATATGATCAGGATGATGTCGATAAGTTTCTTGATGTGGTCATTAAAGATTACGAACGATTTGAGAACGATATTGAACAACTTCGTGAAGAAAATACGCGTCTGAGAAGAGAAATGGATCGCATGTCCGAGCAGCAAAAGCGCCAGCAGACGCGTTCTCAGACGCAACCAGGTAACACAAATTACGATATTCTTAAACGACTTTCGAATTTAGAGAAACACGTCTTTGGTAGCAAATTATACGAATAAATCAGCTTTAAGGGGTGATTTATTTCAGTTCAACTAATCATTTATGGGGGAGCGCTTCCTCTCCCCTATGATGATAGTTTCATTTTTTACCACTTGATAAATTTCACGCACCGTACTATACTATTATTTAGAACAAGCGAGACCATTAATCAAAGTCATCTTGCATAAATAGATGATATGAGATATAATTGCTTTTGCTGTCCTAATAACGATAACGTTCGGGTAATCGCTGGATCCTGCTAGATTAGCTGGATTTAGAGGAAAGTCCATGCTCGCACGATCTGAGATGATCGTAGTGTTCGTGCCTGATGAAACAATAAGTCAGGGTAGCTCAATTGAGCTAACGGCGGGGAAACGGCCTAAGTTCTATGAATATGGCCCGAATACTCTGAAAGTGCCACAGTGACGAAGTCTTAATGGAAACATTAAGAGTGGAACGAGGTAAACCCCACGAGCGAGAAACCCAAATTATGGTAGGGGAGCTCTCTTGAAGGAATTGAACGGAGAGAGAGCCAGGTGGCGAGGACGCACCTGGAGATAGATGATTACCACCTGAGTACGAGGGGAGATCCCGTTTGCAGTACAATGGAACAGAACATGGCTTACAGAAC harbors:
- a CDS encoding CotD family spore coat protein, whose amino-acid sequence is MFQRHHRMRPNANMPNQVSPAMQGPNANMPMQVSPAMKGGMPGQVSPAMQGPCPTSPIVHPTKCCVKNHYYKHNVEHVHPTHIKNVHHHMYEHNHVYPLTESNEVLASHMDNYPPPRPTGAMPAGYGPTSPSQVAGAMQGPKGPSQVAGAMQGPNAMPGQVSPAQKRR
- a CDS encoding DUF1273 domain-containing protein, with translation MANVLLVTGYKAHELGIFNDDHPGLPIIKAALRMRMAQLIEERQFEWILISGQTGVELWAGETALDLRNEYPELKLAVLTPFLEQESKWKEPTQEYYNMIMAEADFVESITSRPYENPGQLKAKNEFLVRKSNAMLVLYDEDTPGSPDYYLKESENRQRNDAGYEVFTITPIDLDLLEQDLRESNPDFYSQ
- the gpsB gene encoding cell division regulator GpsB, with protein sequence MAEQQPTQLTAKDILEKDFKSGFRGYDQDDVDKFLDVVIKDYERFENDIEQLREENTRLRREMDRMSEQQKRQQTRSQTQPGNTNYDILKRLSNLEKHVFGSKLYE